The Fulvia fulva chromosome 1, complete sequence region TCAAAGATGGTCGCCGTGAATGGGTGCCGCTCGCCGGCATTGTGCTCAGCACAGGTAAAGTCGACAGGCACTCGTGGTGACTCGATTGCGGTAGCCAGCTAATCCGGTGCTCCTCGTAGGACAGGCCATGCACCTGGCACTTCCACTCGCCCGCTAACGTGCGCCGCGCTCGCAACTGGCATGAAATGTCTTCCGCAGTCCAAAGTTCCACTGGCTAACGGCAACGTCCTGCACGACTGGCACGCCGAGGTCCTTGCTATCAGAGCTTTTAACGCTTGGCTGGTCGACGAGTGTGCAGATTTGGCAAGGAAAGGCATGGGCAGCGAGGGAGCTTGGCTACGGTGGCGGGCAAGAGCAGGAGACACGAGCAGGTATGAAGGAGGTGGGCCGCCGTTCGCGTTGAAAGAGGACGTGAGAATACACATGTACTGCTCGGAAGCGCCTTGCGGGGATGCTAGTATGGAACTTACCATGGCAGAGCAGGACGATGCGACGCCATGGAAAGAGCAGCCTGCGATCGCTCCCGATACTGGTGAGATGGAGATGCTGGGCAGAGGCAACTTTGACAGGCTTGGAATAGTGAGGAGGAAGCCCGCCAGGCCAGACGCACCCATATCCTTGAGCAAGAGCTGCACGGATAAGATCGCTATGAGGCAGTGCACAAGTCTCCTCTCCGCTTTGACAAGTCTGTTAGTACACCCAAATAATGTCTACTTGTCAACGCTGGTATTGCCAGAAAGCCAATGCGTACCCCGAGCAGTGGAACGTGCATTTGGCGCCAATGGCAGGATGGCACCTCTGGCCGAGCACCAATGGGCCGATGGCTACGCCTTCAAGCCCTTCACGGTACTCAGCACGACTCGAGAGTTTGCGTACTCCCGGAGAGGCACTACAGTCCCGCCAACGTCGAGCAACCTCGCCTGCCTCTATACGCCTCGCAAGCAGGAAGTCCTCATCAATGGTGCTCTTCAGGGTCGGAAGCAGTCAGATCCGAGAGGTGCGAGCTGCGCGAGCCGACGATTGATGTGGAAGAGTGTGCTGGATGTGGCAGTGTCGGCAGGCTTGCCTGTTCTGCACAGTCTGCTGAAGAAGAAAAGCTACACAGAAGTCAAGAAGAGCGATATGCTACAGCAGAGGGAGCAAGTTAAGAGGCAAGCGAGAGACAACGCATTGAAGGGATGGAAGCTTAACACCGGCGATGAGGCATGGGAGTTGCAGGACTTCTGACACTATCAGGATGATGAGTAAATCTGGATGAGGACGACAACTCTGGCGATGTCTTCGATACTGCTGCGCTCGTAGCTAGAGGTCCTGATCATTCTCCTTTGGTCCCTTTCTTGGCACTGCCGTTAGCCTCCGTTTCTTCGTCCGAGCCTCTGCTCTCCTCGTCTCGTTGCCTCTTCTCCATCTCAATATCTGGCGCTGGAGCGAACTTGCTCTTGGCTCGTATCGTCTTTCCTTTCCAGTAGAAGAGGAATGGCATAGGAATAAAGCACGCAGCAAGACAGCCGAGGAGGGTTTCCGCGAAGTTGACCCCCATGCCTGCAGCAAATTAGCTCAGTTCAGGTGATACTGGCACAGTCCGGTACATACCTTC contains the following coding sequences:
- a CDS encoding tRNA-specific adenosine deaminase 1 → MTSAHDPSHIAGCVLDTFSALPQKFKPRVLKDGRREWVPLAGIVLSTGKVDRHSWTGHAPGTSTRPLTCAALATGMKCLPQSKVPLANGNVLHDWHAEVLAIRAFNAWLVDECADLARKGMGSEGAWLRWRARAGDTSRYEGGGPPFALKEDVRIHMYCSEAPCGDASMELTMAEQDDATPWKEQPAIAPDTGEMEMLGRGNFDRLGIVRRKPARPDAPISLSKSCTDKIAMRQCTSLLSALTSLLVHPNNVYLSTLVLPESQCVPRAVERAFGANGRMAPLAEHQWADGYAFKPFTVLSTTREFAYSRRGTTVPPTSSNLACLYTPRKQEVLINGALQGRKQSDPRGASCASRRLMWKSVLDVAVSAGLPVLHSLLKKKSYTEVKKSDMLQQREQVKRQARDNALKGWKLNTGDEAWELQDF